A window from Micromonospora profundi encodes these proteins:
- a CDS encoding ATP/GTP-binding protein yields MSTQLGAGWPVGHAGASTALTGLVGEPDDEAPKPAKATPPKPRRDVPVSARGWDGPGGGKVGYLDAPTMWRATTVQACGLWPFSAGSGAPMSGVPLGQHLFTGATVCGDPISWFTRAKYISNPSLFMLGMPGLGKSTLINRMAVGLAATGVVPLVLGDLKPDYADTVRALGGQVISIGRGVGGINVLDPGAMGLAAERIGGKAGQALAAETHGRVLNMVAALLTIVRGRPLDDHEQAVLSACLRHLRERTPNGRAPVLPDLLRVLEEGPDRVRAVTLDRGQETRYRDAVDPLHRSLLGILDGALGDTFGSATSTRINLDAPAVCIDISRIGESDTQLTAAAMLAAWSDGLGTVAAAHALADAGMAPRRWFFTILDELWRPLRAASGIVDRIDALTRLNRSLGLGDAKITHTLKDAEALGTDADRAKARGFVERAGIVACAGLPAAEMTELGRVIGLSRREIELVSSWSSPPGWASSGSNEEPPGRGRFLIKVGGRPGIPIRVSITDTERRLHDTNLRWVQNGYAEQQAAERAAARKAVFEAEAELGNLATRPEYAQVSDEAGRRFQA; encoded by the coding sequence GTGAGTACCCAACTCGGGGCCGGCTGGCCGGTCGGGCACGCCGGGGCGTCCACGGCGCTCACGGGCCTGGTCGGTGAGCCGGACGACGAGGCCCCGAAGCCGGCCAAGGCCACGCCACCGAAGCCCCGCCGGGATGTCCCGGTCTCGGCACGGGGCTGGGACGGACCGGGCGGCGGCAAGGTCGGCTACCTCGACGCCCCGACGATGTGGCGGGCCACCACCGTGCAGGCGTGCGGGCTCTGGCCATTTTCGGCGGGCTCCGGCGCGCCGATGTCGGGGGTGCCGCTCGGTCAGCATCTCTTCACCGGCGCGACGGTGTGCGGCGACCCGATCTCGTGGTTCACCCGGGCGAAGTACATCTCCAACCCGTCGCTGTTCATGCTCGGCATGCCCGGCCTGGGCAAGTCGACCCTGATCAACCGGATGGCGGTGGGGCTGGCCGCCACCGGTGTGGTGCCGCTGGTCCTCGGCGACCTGAAGCCTGACTACGCAGACACGGTCCGCGCCCTCGGTGGGCAGGTCATCTCGATCGGTCGCGGGGTCGGTGGCATAAACGTGCTGGACCCGGGAGCGATGGGGCTTGCCGCCGAACGGATCGGTGGCAAGGCCGGTCAGGCGCTGGCGGCCGAGACCCACGGCCGGGTGCTCAACATGGTGGCGGCGCTGCTGACAATCGTGCGGGGCCGGCCCCTGGACGATCACGAGCAGGCGGTGCTCTCCGCCTGCCTGCGGCACCTGCGGGAACGTACCCCGAACGGTCGTGCCCCGGTCCTTCCGGATCTGCTGCGGGTGTTGGAGGAGGGCCCGGACCGGGTCCGGGCGGTGACCCTGGACCGGGGGCAGGAGACCCGGTACCGCGACGCGGTGGACCCGCTGCACCGCTCGCTGCTCGGCATCCTCGACGGCGCGCTCGGTGACACGTTCGGCTCGGCCACCTCGACCCGGATCAACCTGGACGCCCCCGCCGTCTGCATCGACATCTCCCGGATCGGCGAGTCGGACACCCAGCTCACCGCGGCGGCGATGCTCGCCGCCTGGTCTGACGGGCTGGGTACGGTCGCAGCCGCGCACGCCCTGGCCGACGCCGGCATGGCACCGCGCCGCTGGTTCTTCACGATCCTTGACGAGTTGTGGCGCCCGCTGCGGGCGGCCTCCGGCATCGTCGACCGGATCGACGCGCTGACCCGGCTCAACCGTTCACTCGGCCTCGGCGACGCGAAGATCACCCACACCCTCAAGGACGCCGAGGCACTCGGCACCGATGCCGACCGGGCCAAGGCGCGCGGTTTCGTGGAGCGGGCCGGGATCGTCGCCTGCGCCGGACTGCCGGCCGCCGAGATGACCGAGCTGGGCCGGGTGATCGGCCTGTCCCGGCGAGAGATCGAGCTGGTCTCCTCCTGGTCGTCCCCGCCGGGCTGGGCGAGCAGCGGCAGCAACGAGGAGCCACCCGGCCGGGGCCGGTTCCTGATCAAGGTGGGTGGTCGGCCCGGCATCCCGATCCGGGTGTCCATCACCGACACCGAGCGCCGCCTGCACGACACCAACCTGCGCTGGGTGCAGAACGGGTACGCCGAACAGCAGGCCGCCGAGCGGGCGGCTGCCCGCAAGGCGGTATTCGAGGCCGAGGCCGAGTTGGGCAACCTGGCCACCCGACCGGAGTACGCCCAGGTGAGCGACGAAGCCGGCCGGAGGTTTCAGGCGTGA
- a CDS encoding ABC transporter ATP-binding protein gives MTETEFALRTDGVGKRYRKGWALRDCTLSLPAGGVIALVGPNGAGKTTLLRLAVGLLAPSTGTVEVLGHDVTASTPQTLSRVGFLAQDHPLYKRFTVAEMLRFGRACNLRFDKGLAERRLAKLGIPLDSRVGTLSGGQQAQVALALALAKRPDLLVLDEPVASLDPLARHEFMQVLMGAVAEGGVTVLFSSHVVHELERVCDHLVVLNQGRVTLTGDIDTLLAEHRLLVGPRTATDLDRAGTVVQAVHSDRHTTVLVRDGALPAAPGWQAQPVALEDLVLAYLRRPSEPSVAVKSGVAV, from the coding sequence GTGACAGAGACCGAGTTCGCGCTGCGCACCGACGGTGTGGGCAAGCGGTACCGGAAGGGCTGGGCGCTGCGCGACTGCACGCTGTCCCTGCCGGCGGGCGGCGTGATCGCCCTGGTCGGGCCCAATGGCGCGGGCAAGACCACGCTGCTGCGCCTGGCCGTCGGGTTGCTGGCACCGAGCACCGGCACGGTGGAGGTCCTCGGCCACGACGTCACCGCCAGCACCCCGCAAACGTTGTCCCGGGTCGGGTTCCTGGCCCAGGACCACCCGCTGTACAAGCGCTTCACAGTCGCCGAGATGCTCCGCTTCGGCCGGGCCTGCAACCTGCGGTTCGACAAGGGGCTGGCCGAGCGCCGGCTGGCGAAGCTGGGCATCCCGCTCGACAGCAGGGTCGGCACGCTCTCCGGCGGGCAGCAGGCCCAGGTCGCGCTGGCGCTGGCCCTGGCGAAGCGGCCGGACCTGCTTGTCCTCGACGAGCCGGTGGCCAGCCTCGACCCGCTGGCCCGGCACGAGTTCATGCAGGTCCTCATGGGCGCGGTGGCCGAAGGCGGGGTGACGGTCCTGTTTTCTTCCCACGTCGTGCACGAGTTGGAGCGCGTCTGCGACCACCTGGTCGTGCTGAACCAGGGCCGGGTCACACTCACCGGTGACATCGACACCCTCCTCGCCGAGCATCGGCTGCTCGTCGGCCCGCGCACGGCCACCGACCTCGACCGGGCCGGCACCGTCGTCCAGGCCGTCCACAGCGACCGGCACACAACAGTGCTGGTACGCGACGGCGCGCTACCGGCCGCGCCCGGGTGGCAGGCCCAGCCGGTCGCGCTGGAGGACCTGGTGTTGGCGTACCTGCGCCGGCCGTCCGAGCCGAGCGTCGCGGTCAAGTCGGGGGTGGCGGTATGA
- a CDS encoding ABC transporter permease subunit encodes MTWLIWRQHRTEVCVLGLLVGMFGIVLLVLGTQAHDLFPGGPARCAGEAGINEACAASFRRLDEEYGYVENLLAAFYLVPVVIGAFLGAPLLARELEDGTWQLAWTQAVPRMRWLAAKLAALAGVTVTLTGMFTAVLTWFRQPFDAWEGRFQYDAFDLEGLVPVAYALFAFGVATVAGAILRRSLPAFGVAFGAFLAARMSVALLARPAYATPLTTMEPVPVGGSTDQAGHRPVHSFADWVIERGYADATGRRLSGTEYYELEDAANRAGTNVNQFLHARGIQQFGVYHPADRFWTFQLIETALFVAVAAVLIGVVVWRVRRRMI; translated from the coding sequence ATGACGTGGTTGATCTGGCGCCAGCACCGGACCGAGGTCTGCGTCCTGGGTCTGCTCGTCGGCATGTTCGGCATTGTCCTGCTCGTGCTCGGGACGCAGGCCCACGACCTGTTCCCCGGCGGTCCCGCCCGGTGTGCGGGAGAGGCCGGCATCAACGAGGCCTGCGCGGCCTCCTTCCGACGTCTCGACGAGGAGTACGGGTACGTCGAGAACCTCCTGGCGGCCTTCTATCTGGTCCCCGTCGTCATCGGTGCGTTCCTCGGTGCGCCGCTGCTCGCGCGCGAACTGGAGGACGGCACCTGGCAGCTCGCCTGGACGCAGGCCGTGCCGCGGATGCGCTGGCTGGCGGCCAAGCTCGCGGCACTGGCCGGCGTCACCGTCACGCTCACCGGGATGTTCACCGCTGTGCTCACCTGGTTCCGTCAGCCATTCGACGCGTGGGAAGGGCGGTTCCAGTACGACGCCTTCGACCTGGAGGGACTTGTTCCGGTGGCGTACGCGCTGTTCGCGTTCGGCGTCGCCACCGTGGCCGGGGCGATCCTGCGGCGCAGCCTGCCCGCGTTCGGCGTCGCGTTCGGGGCGTTCCTCGCCGCCCGGATGTCGGTGGCGTTGTTGGCCCGTCCCGCGTATGCCACGCCGCTCACCACAATGGAGCCGGTCCCCGTCGGCGGCTCGACGGACCAGGCGGGGCACCGGCCCGTGCACAGCTTCGCCGACTGGGTGATCGAACGCGGCTACGCGGACGCCACCGGGCGCAGGCTGAGCGGGACCGAGTACTACGAGCTGGAGGACGCTGCCAACCGGGCCGGCACCAACGTCAACCAGTTCCTGCATGCGCGGGGCATCCAGCAGTTCGGGGTCTACCACCCGGCCGACAGGTTCTGGACGTTCCAGCTCATCGAGACGGCCCTGTTCGTCGCCGTCGCGGCGGTCCTGATCGGCGTGGTGGTGTGGCGGGTACGGCGCCGCATGATCTAG
- a CDS encoding CAP domain-containing protein, translating into MSGSSAGGESSGTRIALISAAIGGGMALMSSPIALALGGALVVVVGALYILLLPLILLIWLFGGFSGSGGGPDIDVQDAARQSIEAGRGDGKGELDTEQVPASLSETIEDAGKECTQIGPVVIAAQIQVGSGWYTAKVGEDGKVGISQLDPEIFEKYGEDTDDNDKARPEDPKDSIMAQAKYMCALAKEVQTLLDEGKVIGNILDLTLSAYQDGIDAVREAGGVSPSTNTRAYVAKVRAYFGQYMGLLGEPYSTPQTTGPSPEATTDEDDDSGDADDDADDDSDGAGGGDSAAAAGRVLELVNARRAEAGCAPVQSDPELTTAAQRHSQDQAEHRSMSHTGSDGSDVGQRLDRAGYAWRTYGENVAYNQSTPEAVMTAWMDSPGHRANILNCAFTEIGIGRADTGDGPYWTQNFAAPS; encoded by the coding sequence GTGAGTGGTTCCAGTGCGGGTGGGGAGAGCAGCGGCACCCGGATCGCCCTGATCAGCGCGGCAATCGGTGGCGGCATGGCGTTGATGTCCAGCCCGATCGCGCTGGCCCTCGGCGGCGCCCTGGTCGTCGTGGTCGGCGCGCTCTACATCCTGCTGCTCCCGTTGATCCTGCTCATCTGGCTCTTCGGTGGGTTCAGCGGAAGCGGCGGCGGGCCGGACATCGACGTCCAGGACGCCGCCCGACAGTCCATCGAGGCGGGACGGGGAGACGGCAAGGGCGAACTGGACACTGAGCAGGTGCCGGCGTCCCTGTCGGAGACCATCGAGGACGCCGGCAAGGAGTGCACCCAGATCGGTCCGGTGGTCATCGCCGCCCAGATCCAGGTGGGTTCCGGGTGGTACACGGCGAAGGTCGGCGAGGACGGGAAGGTGGGCATCTCCCAGCTCGACCCCGAGATCTTCGAGAAGTACGGCGAGGACACCGACGACAACGACAAGGCCCGCCCGGAGGACCCGAAAGACTCGATCATGGCGCAGGCGAAGTACATGTGCGCGCTCGCCAAGGAGGTGCAGACCCTGCTGGACGAGGGGAAGGTGATCGGCAACATTCTCGACCTGACCCTGTCCGCGTACCAGGACGGAATCGACGCGGTACGCGAGGCCGGCGGGGTCAGCCCGAGCACGAACACCCGGGCCTACGTCGCCAAGGTACGAGCGTACTTCGGCCAGTACATGGGGCTCCTCGGCGAGCCGTACAGCACGCCGCAGACCACCGGCCCCAGTCCGGAGGCGACCACCGACGAGGACGACGACTCAGGCGACGCGGACGACGACGCCGATGACGACTCCGACGGTGCGGGCGGTGGCGACAGCGCCGCCGCCGCGGGCCGGGTCCTCGAACTCGTCAACGCCCGGCGGGCAGAGGCCGGCTGCGCGCCGGTCCAGAGCGATCCGGAGCTGACAACCGCGGCGCAGCGGCACAGCCAGGACCAGGCCGAGCACCGGAGCATGTCGCACACCGGCAGCGACGGCAGCGACGTGGGCCAGCGGCTGGACCGGGCCGGCTACGCGTGGCGCACCTACGGGGAGAACGTCGCGTACAACCAGTCGACGCCGGAGGCGGTGATGACTGCCTGGATGGACAGCCCGGGCCACCGGGCGAACATCCTCAACTGCGCGTTCACCGAGATCGGGATCGGTCGGGCCGACACCGGGGACGGCCCGTACTGGACGCAGAACTTCGCCGCGCCGAGCTGA
- a CDS encoding sigma-70 family RNA polymerase sigma factor: MPNEALGSEVVSDTVSGQTSPDALMRWIHEQYRAPLLRFLTRLVLGQHELAEDLVQETFLRTWRNLETLAADPRRIAPWLYTVARHVAIDAMRARQARPPEVAIPDLNRLSVATDDMDRVASAHTVRLAIQRISPEHRAVLIEMYYKGASVAEAAERLGIPEGTVKSRTYYAVRALHAAIGPIESS, translated from the coding sequence GTGCCCAACGAAGCGCTGGGATCTGAGGTCGTCAGCGACACCGTGAGCGGGCAGACCTCTCCGGATGCCCTGATGCGGTGGATCCACGAGCAGTACCGGGCGCCCTTGCTGCGGTTTCTCACCCGGCTCGTCCTCGGCCAGCACGAGCTGGCCGAGGATCTGGTGCAGGAGACATTTCTGCGCACCTGGCGCAATTTGGAGACGCTGGCCGCCGATCCGCGGCGGATCGCCCCGTGGCTCTACACCGTCGCCCGACACGTGGCGATCGACGCGATGCGTGCCCGGCAGGCCCGTCCGCCCGAGGTCGCCATCCCCGACCTGAACCGGCTCTCCGTCGCGACCGACGACATGGACCGGGTGGCGTCCGCACACACCGTCCGGCTGGCGATACAGCGGATCTCCCCGGAGCATCGCGCGGTGCTGATCGAGATGTACTACAAGGGCGCTTCGGTCGCCGAAGCCGCGGAGAGACTAGGAATTCCGGAGGGTACGGTAAAGTCCAGGACGTACTATGCGGTGCGCGCGCTGCACGCGGCAATTGGTCCGATCGAGTCGTCCTGA
- a CDS encoding DUF4913 domain-containing protein: MLSPQEQQRVAEPAQPAGQPGPPDTDTSGPPAPRKPPFILYLEGDEYAEALRMLTMWVRHLLVPVYAREVASTAPWCSRWWLHPEAIAQLYGLWLAWQELTGPNAGLSGPANWHRDHLGPVMSTLRDPSGPFAGCKPGAHRAKEIPHVEPY; encoded by the coding sequence ATGCTGTCACCACAGGAGCAGCAGCGGGTCGCCGAGCCCGCGCAGCCGGCCGGGCAACCGGGTCCGCCGGACACTGACACGTCAGGCCCACCCGCGCCGAGGAAGCCGCCGTTCATCCTCTACCTGGAAGGGGACGAGTACGCCGAGGCGCTGCGCATGCTGACGATGTGGGTACGGCACCTGCTCGTGCCGGTCTACGCCCGGGAGGTCGCCTCCACAGCACCTTGGTGTTCCCGGTGGTGGCTGCACCCCGAGGCGATCGCCCAGCTGTACGGGTTGTGGTTGGCGTGGCAGGAACTCACCGGCCCGAACGCCGGGCTGAGTGGGCCGGCGAACTGGCACCGGGACCACCTCGGTCCGGTGATGAGCACGCTGCGCGACCCGTCCGGCCCGTTCGCCGGGTGTAAGCCGGGCGCCCACCGGGCCAAGGAGATCCCGCACGTCGAGCCGTACTGA
- a CDS encoding anti-sigma factor family protein, whose translation MRTGEENPTAEHATLARYLLGALDEPERVAFEAHLAGCWECLSAAGDMGSVTSALPELDAADWEAFAALPPEAVLPTEPATSMVVPPATGSALPPDGLAVGAGADPVGAAADPADAAADSARAVVDPVEAPAVPAEPPSDGPPAGVTVSTQASGGADVARRRGNRGGAGPRTVGSDRPSGSRPGPPAGSDSRPGRPPGDPRRRRLKLWAGVAAAVLAVVLAGGGVVAGLGLTNSDVVLTANGEAPAQGVSLAVTITTDEDRSSIKVTAIGLRQGLRYRLFGVTRDGATHVIRDWTASSGPQEVSAELSLPVNDLAFVTVGLADGTAIVTAPISR comes from the coding sequence ATGCGAACCGGCGAGGAGAACCCGACCGCCGAGCACGCCACGCTTGCCCGCTATCTGCTCGGTGCCCTGGACGAGCCCGAGCGCGTCGCGTTCGAGGCGCACCTCGCGGGCTGCTGGGAGTGTCTGTCCGCGGCGGGGGACATGGGGAGCGTGACCAGCGCCCTCCCCGAGTTGGATGCCGCCGACTGGGAGGCGTTCGCTGCCCTGCCGCCGGAGGCCGTGCTCCCGACCGAGCCCGCTACGTCAATGGTCGTGCCGCCGGCCACCGGTTCGGCCCTGCCGCCCGATGGCCTAGCGGTCGGCGCCGGAGCTGACCCGGTCGGCGCCGCAGCTGACCCGGCCGATGCCGCAGCCGACTCGGCCCGCGCCGTCGTCGACCCGGTCGAGGCCCCAGCCGTCCCGGCTGAGCCGCCTTCGGACGGCCCTCCGGCAGGGGTGACAGTTTCGACGCAGGCCAGCGGCGGGGCTGACGTGGCCCGCCGTAGGGGCAACCGCGGCGGCGCCGGTCCACGTACCGTCGGATCGGACCGGCCGTCCGGGAGCCGACCGGGGCCGCCGGCGGGGTCCGACAGCCGCCCGGGTCGGCCGCCGGGCGACCCACGGCGTCGCCGGCTCAAGCTCTGGGCCGGGGTGGCCGCCGCGGTGCTGGCCGTCGTCCTTGCCGGCGGTGGTGTCGTGGCCGGCCTGGGCCTCACGAACAGCGACGTGGTGCTCACCGCGAACGGGGAGGCGCCCGCCCAGGGTGTGAGTCTCGCCGTCACGATCACCACCGACGAGGACAGGTCGAGCATCAAGGTCACCGCCATCGGTCTGCGTCAGGGTCTGCGGTACCGCCTCTTCGGCGTGACCCGGGACGGCGCCACCCACGTGATACGTGACTGGACGGCGTCGTCCGGGCCGCAGGAGGTGAGCGCCGAGCTGTCGCTGCCCGTGAACGACCTCGCGTTCGTCACGGTGGGGCTTGCCGACGGCACGGCGATCGTCACCGCCCCGATCTCCCGCTGA
- a CDS encoding GntR family transcriptional regulator: MFVFRLDTHSGVPPYLQLVQQVRQAVLLGFLQPGDRLPLIREVVEDLAINPNTVAKAYRQMEQENLVTGRPGQGTFVNEQQSAAMSASTYTSLRRGLATWLRRAYAAGLDEQAVNALFTSVHQQTRNEDVA, translated from the coding sequence GTGTTCGTCTTCCGGCTCGACACCCACTCCGGCGTGCCGCCGTACCTGCAACTCGTCCAGCAGGTCCGCCAGGCGGTGCTGCTGGGCTTCCTCCAACCCGGTGATCGCCTCCCGCTCATCCGCGAGGTGGTCGAGGACCTGGCGATCAATCCGAACACCGTCGCCAAGGCGTACCGGCAGATGGAGCAGGAGAACCTCGTCACCGGGCGGCCCGGCCAGGGCACGTTCGTCAACGAACAGCAGTCGGCCGCGATGTCGGCATCGACGTACACGTCGCTGCGCCGCGGCCTGGCGACGTGGCTGCGCCGCGCCTACGCGGCAGGCCTCGACGAGCAGGCGGTCAACGCGCTGTTTACCTCCGTCCACCAGCAGACGAGGAACGAGGACGTGGCGTGA
- a CDS encoding SCO6880 family protein — MSTEAAIEPTYGNWRRPRRAGLGPFGLLGTVGVFGGLVVVLLASLASLQAAMVIGTPFVLGLVPMAVRTPDGRNLYQLVTLRIGWSRRRARGEHLYVSGPLSARPEGRFAPPGMLSGVVALEGRDAYDRPFGVLHHRRRNLYTIVLRCEPDGGSLVDPDQVDTWVALWGEWLSRLAHEPGLRGASVVVETAPDPGTRLATEVLPRLDADAPPAARAVMQEVVDDYPSASSEMNSYITLTYAPVGGPRRDPEDVVTDLAIRVPSLLTGLVSAGGGVAEPLDVEQIAEVVRVAYDPACAADVLSVRAEHGRTGLEWIDAGPVAAMETVDAYQHDSGVSRTWLLTLAPRGTVRSSVLRTMLDASAGTRRKRVALLYRPIDPATSARIVEADRRTAQFMATSGRGMVQARAAAEVRAAEQAASEEATGAGLVEFSLMLTITVDRPDQLDDASVVVRNLTGAARISMRPANRMQAAAFSCTLPTGILPWEQTMLPHELQEAM, encoded by the coding sequence ATGTCGACGGAAGCCGCCATCGAACCGACGTACGGGAACTGGCGCCGGCCACGCCGCGCCGGGCTGGGACCGTTCGGCCTGCTCGGCACTGTCGGGGTCTTCGGCGGGCTGGTGGTGGTGCTGCTGGCGTCCCTGGCATCGCTCCAGGCGGCGATGGTGATCGGTACGCCGTTCGTGCTGGGCCTTGTTCCCATGGCCGTGCGCACCCCGGACGGCCGCAACCTGTATCAGCTCGTGACGCTGCGGATCGGCTGGTCCCGGCGCCGGGCCCGCGGCGAGCACCTGTACGTCTCGGGGCCGCTGTCGGCCCGTCCCGAGGGTCGGTTCGCCCCGCCCGGCATGCTCAGCGGGGTGGTTGCCCTGGAAGGGCGGGACGCCTACGACAGGCCGTTCGGGGTGCTGCACCACCGCCGTCGCAACCTCTACACGATCGTGCTGCGCTGTGAGCCCGACGGCGGGTCGCTTGTCGACCCGGACCAGGTCGACACCTGGGTGGCGCTCTGGGGCGAGTGGCTGTCCCGCCTCGCCCACGAGCCGGGGCTGCGCGGGGCGTCGGTGGTGGTGGAGACCGCGCCCGACCCGGGCACTCGACTGGCGACCGAGGTGCTTCCCCGGCTCGACGCCGACGCCCCGCCCGCCGCCCGCGCGGTGATGCAGGAGGTGGTCGACGACTACCCGTCGGCGTCGTCGGAGATGAACTCGTACATCACCCTGACGTACGCGCCTGTGGGTGGACCTCGCCGCGACCCGGAGGACGTCGTCACCGACCTGGCCATCCGGGTGCCGAGCCTGCTGACCGGGCTTGTCAGCGCAGGCGGTGGGGTGGCCGAGCCGCTCGACGTCGAGCAGATCGCCGAGGTGGTCCGAGTCGCGTACGACCCGGCGTGCGCCGCCGACGTGCTCAGCGTGCGCGCGGAGCACGGCCGCACCGGGTTGGAGTGGATCGACGCGGGGCCGGTGGCGGCCATGGAGACGGTCGACGCGTACCAGCATGACTCCGGGGTGTCGCGGACCTGGCTGCTCACCCTGGCACCTCGGGGCACGGTCCGCTCCAGTGTGCTGCGGACCATGCTTGACGCCTCCGCCGGCACCCGCCGCAAGCGCGTGGCGCTGCTCTACCGGCCGATCGACCCGGCCACCTCCGCCCGGATCGTCGAGGCGGACCGGCGGACCGCCCAGTTCATGGCGACCTCGGGTCGCGGCATGGTGCAGGCGCGGGCCGCCGCCGAGGTACGCGCCGCCGAACAGGCCGCCTCCGAGGAGGCCACCGGCGCCGGGCTCGTCGAGTTCTCCCTGATGCTCACCATCACCGTCGACCGCCCCGACCAGCTCGACGACGCGTCGGTGGTGGTGCGCAACCTGACCGGTGCCGCCCGGATCTCCATGCGGCCGGCCAACCGGATGCAGGCCGCCGCGTTCAGCTGCACCCTGCCGACCGGAATTCTGCCCTGGGAACAGACCATGCTGCCGCACGAACTCCAGGAGGCGATGTGA
- a CDS encoding beta-1,3-glucanase family protein — protein MLRIGLAGAAVVGAPLAAAPLISRAHAADGLPLTIVNSTGRFDSAAITMYVVGTDQATGRLGYVRESGRFTPANPAHNGPDGFADIGVRLDASGTTRFVLPRMSGRIYFAIDGRLPFTVTGGGDGQPGLQYPVGWAEGDPAFGVLHDCCEFTYNSSVLACNTTTVDMFSIPMAIRLRGNDEQVTGKLVDGGREAIFAELSRQPGYERLVIGDGLRIIGPGKGIETGRFDPRYYDSYVNEVWDRYSRTELRVHTPSGTRRGRVVDGRFAFDGGIRAFDRPSTLDVFYCAGALGMTGDEASNQVARVLGAGFNRSSLGQSDHPTTNRSAFYQHPITNHYSRILHRNAADGKAYGFPFDDVIDDASYIQDTSPQEMTITLTPFGGGQVNVPQPQPQVNETIVVPPVVAAAGATQGAREVGKEIAAASFDRQHGVQTEASSEGGEHIGFLANGDWAGYRGVEFGGKPVTQFQVRVASGAPHGVSGLIEVRLDAPDGPPVGSIAVADTGGWQSWTTVPGTLAPVTGTHDVYLAFVSGQPQEYANVRWLRFGT, from the coding sequence ATGCTCCGGATCGGACTTGCCGGGGCTGCCGTGGTCGGGGCACCCCTGGCGGCCGCACCGCTGATCTCCCGGGCACACGCCGCGGACGGGCTGCCGTTGACAATTGTGAACAGCACCGGCCGTTTCGACAGCGCCGCGATCACCATGTACGTCGTCGGCACCGACCAGGCGACAGGCCGGCTGGGGTACGTCCGCGAGAGCGGCCGGTTCACCCCCGCCAACCCTGCGCACAACGGCCCGGACGGCTTCGCCGACATCGGGGTACGGCTTGACGCCTCCGGCACGACCCGGTTCGTGCTGCCCAGGATGTCCGGACGGATCTACTTCGCGATCGACGGACGACTGCCGTTCACTGTGACCGGCGGCGGTGACGGCCAGCCGGGGTTGCAGTACCCGGTGGGCTGGGCGGAGGGCGACCCGGCGTTCGGAGTGCTGCACGACTGCTGCGAGTTCACCTACAACTCCTCCGTGCTGGCCTGCAACACCACGACAGTGGACATGTTCAGCATCCCGATGGCGATCCGGCTGCGCGGCAACGACGAGCAGGTCACCGGCAAACTCGTCGACGGTGGACGCGAGGCGATCTTCGCGGAGTTGTCCCGCCAGCCCGGCTACGAGCGCCTCGTCATCGGCGACGGGCTGCGGATCATCGGGCCGGGCAAGGGCATCGAGACAGGCCGGTTCGACCCGCGCTACTACGACAGCTACGTCAACGAGGTGTGGGACCGCTACAGCCGTACCGAGCTGCGGGTGCACACGCCGTCGGGCACCCGCCGAGGCCGCGTGGTCGACGGGCGATTTGCATTCGACGGCGGCATCCGAGCGTTCGACAGGCCCTCGACGCTTGATGTCTTCTACTGTGCCGGTGCTCTCGGGATGACGGGTGACGAGGCATCCAACCAGGTGGCGCGAGTCCTCGGTGCCGGCTTCAACCGCTCCAGCCTGGGCCAGAGCGACCATCCCACCACCAACCGCAGCGCCTTCTACCAGCATCCGATCACCAACCACTACTCGCGGATCCTGCACCGGAACGCCGCCGACGGTAAGGCGTACGGGTTTCCGTTCGATGACGTGATCGATGACGCTTCCTACATCCAGGACACCTCGCCCCAGGAGATGACCATCACGCTCACTCCGTTCGGCGGAGGACAGGTGAACGTGCCGCAGCCGCAGCCGCAGGTCAACGAGACGATCGTCGTACCGCCGGTGGTGGCGGCCGCGGGCGCCACGCAGGGCGCCAGGGAGGTGGGCAAGGAAATCGCCGCCGCGAGCTTCGATCGGCAGCACGGGGTCCAGACCGAGGCGTCCAGCGAGGGTGGCGAGCACATCGGCTTCCTCGCCAACGGTGACTGGGCCGGCTACCGAGGGGTCGAGTTCGGCGGTAAGCCGGTCACGCAGTTCCAGGTGCGGGTCGCCTCCGGGGCGCCGCACGGCGTCTCCGGCCTGATCGAGGTACGCCTCGACGCCCCGGACGGTCCGCCGGTGGGCTCGATCGCGGTGGCAGACACCGGCGGCTGGCAGAGCTGGACGACGGTGCCCGGCACCCTCGCCCCGGTCACCGGCACACACGACGTCTACCTGGCGTTCGTCAGTGGACAACCGCAGGAGTACGCGAACGTCCGCTGGCTGCGGTTCGGCACGTGA